Proteins co-encoded in one Quercus robur chromosome 8, dhQueRobu3.1, whole genome shotgun sequence genomic window:
- the LOC126693933 gene encoding borneol dehydrogenase, mitochondrial-like, with product MGSFSVLPPAARRLEGKVAVITGGASGIGASTARLFSKHGAKVIIADIQDELGHSICKELNPQSTTFVHCDVSKETDVENAVNHAVSTYGKLDIMHNNAGISGEVKYNILDNTQADFEHVLRINVVGAFLGTKHAARVMIPTRKGSIINTASVCSIIGAVGPHAYTSSKHAMDGLMKNTAVELGHFGIRVNNVSPYVVLTQMAKDGMNLDEDGASRLYSNLKGKFLKSEDVADAALFLASDDSKYVSGHNLVLDGGFNVVNSGFCMYPQ from the exons ATGGGAAGTTTCTCAGTACTCCCACCGGCAGCAAGAag GCTAGAAGGAAAAGTAGCAGTAATTACAGGTGGGGCTAGCGGCATTGGTGCATCCACCGCAAGACTATTCTCCAAACATGGAGCTAAAGTTATAATCGCAGACATCCAAGATGAATTGGGTCACTCTATATGCAAAGAACTAAATCCTCAATCCACAACCTTCGTCCATTGTGATGTCTCCAAGGAAACTGACGTGGAAAATGCTGTTAACCATGCTGTTTCCACGTACGGCAAGCTAGACATTATGCATAACAATGCTGGTATTAGTGGAGAAGTCAAATACAACATCCTTGACAACACCCAGGCTGATTTTGAGCATGTGCTTAGAATCAATGTGGTAGGTGCTTTCCTTGGTACCAAACATGCAGCCCGTGTGATGATCCCGACTCGCAAAGGCAGTATAATCAATACTGCTAGCGTATGCTCAATCATAGGAGCAGTTGGACCGCATGCCTACACAAGCTCAAAACATGCTATGGATGGATTAATGAAAAATACAGCAGTGGAGCTTGGACATTTTGGCATCCGTGTGAACAATGTGTCACCCTACGTTGTTCTTACACAAATGGCTAAGGATGGAATGAATCTGGATGAGGATGGAGCTTCCCGTCTTTATTCCAACCTCAAGGGTAAATTTCTCAAGTCAGAGGATGTGGCTGACGCTGCACTCTTTCTTGCAAGTGATGACTCAAAATATGTGAGTGGACATAATCTTGTTCTAGACGGAGGCTTTAACGTTGTGAATTCAGGTTTTTGTATGTATCcacaataa